Proteins encoded by one window of candidate division WOR-3 bacterium:
- a CDS encoding T9SS type A sorting domain-containing protein → MNTLIKNYWVCLFFSLSFASIPWPHPPQDSVHPIGNSWGLFQDYGGTPYLHNGNDIMTPPLWPVTAVRYGYVKKVWTTGNPLYNGITIGDSAGAGFCSGYMYYHVDPNTITVQEGDTVYPGDTIGQIVTWSVAEFHHNHFSKNRNSGVIWPSYGSFYKNPLTEFVPDDDSTVPTFLNAVSGQKFAICVNNRSTYLNKDSVYGDVDLICRLEDKINHRVWKVAVYKILYSIRDTLGNYVVPLKLSFQFSESIEAYYAGQCRTVYKDDATCNSNCNYDSLARQLYYIFTNTDGDSIIESSDSLESWRTTLIPDGPYWIKVIAYDEYGNSATDSMLVRVKNRPATWRDVGVLAITTPAGIIDSGFSITPACTVYNFGNVSVSYRVRLKIGNFYNDTVSVSNHSPGTKVYLTFPNWQVQVPRGNYPVSCSTELANDTNRTNDKRTGQVLVRVLDAQAVRILAPLDSVLEDSTFAPRGVVRNLGNTEVNFPVAFIIRRGVDTVYQKRVNINLLPESSRVVVFPETSLIILGWYQTFLKTELTGDRYPGNDLLSDSFRVYQRPQALTEDKEGEKIISNHLVGVEVYNILGEVVYSAKMERKKIQLPRLPTGIYFLKYKTGKERKILILRR, encoded by the coding sequence ATGAATACTCTTATTAAGAATTACTGGGTATGCTTATTCTTTTCGCTTTCCTTCGCCTCCATCCCTTGGCCCCATCCACCACAGGATAGTGTCCATCCGATTGGTAATTCCTGGGGTCTTTTTCAGGATTACGGTGGTACCCCTTATCTCCATAATGGCAATGACATAATGACCCCTCCTCTTTGGCCTGTGACGGCAGTCCGCTACGGCTATGTGAAGAAGGTCTGGACAACCGGTAATCCCCTTTATAATGGGATAACAATTGGTGATTCGGCGGGTGCCGGTTTTTGCTCCGGTTATATGTATTACCATGTTGACCCGAATACGATTACGGTACAAGAAGGAGATACCGTCTATCCCGGGGATACGATTGGTCAAATCGTTACTTGGTCCGTCGCGGAATTTCACCACAACCATTTTTCTAAGAATCGCAATTCAGGGGTTATCTGGCCCAGTTACGGCTCATTTTATAAAAATCCCTTAACCGAATTTGTGCCGGATGACGATTCCACGGTTCCCACTTTTTTAAATGCGGTTTCTGGTCAAAAGTTTGCCATCTGCGTCAATAACCGAAGCACTTATCTCAATAAAGATAGTGTCTATGGGGATGTTGATTTAATCTGCCGGCTGGAAGATAAGATAAATCATCGGGTCTGGAAGGTGGCGGTCTATAAGATACTTTATTCTATCCGGGATACCTTGGGCAATTATGTTGTTCCCTTAAAACTCAGTTTTCAATTTTCAGAATCAATTGAAGCCTATTATGCCGGACAGTGCCGAACGGTCTATAAGGATGATGCCACCTGTAATAGTAATTGCAACTATGATTCTTTAGCCCGTCAACTTTACTATATCTTCACCAACACCGATGGCGATTCCATAATTGAGAGTTCTGACTCCTTAGAATCCTGGCGGACAACTTTAATTCCGGATGGTCCTTATTGGATTAAGGTTATTGCCTATGACGAATATGGTAACTCGGCTACGGATAGTATGTTAGTGAGGGTGAAGAACCGTCCAGCGACCTGGCGGGATGTTGGGGTCTTAGCAATTACCACTCCGGCCGGGATAATTGATTCTGGTTTTTCTATTACTCCGGCTTGCACCGTTTATAACTTTGGCAATGTTAGTGTTAGTTATCGGGTCCGTTTGAAGATTGGTAATTTCTATAATGATACCGTTTCGGTATCAAACCATTCTCCGGGCACAAAGGTTTATCTCACCTTTCCCAACTGGCAGGTTCAAGTTCCCAGAGGAAACTATCCGGTCTCCTGTTCTACGGAACTGGCTAATGATACCAATCGCACCAATGATAAGAGAACCGGCCAGGTGTTGGTTAGAGTTTTAGATGCCCAGGCAGTTAGGATTTTGGCACCGCTTGATAGCGTATTAGAAGATTCAACTTTTGCTCCCAGAGGAGTGGTAAGGAATTTGGGAAATACCGAAGTCAATTTTCCAGTTGCCTTCATCATCCGCCGGGGGGTTGATACCGTTTATCAAAAAAGGGTAAATATCAATCTTCTGCCAGAAAGTAGTAGGGTGGTTGTCTTTCCGGAGACATCTCTTATCATTCTTGGTTGGTATCAGACCTTCCTAAAGACAGAATTAACTGGGGACCGTTATCCGGGAAATGATTTGCTTTCGGATAGTTTTCGGGTCTATCAAAGACCACAGGCATTGACAGAA